A part of Rhodamnia argentea isolate NSW1041297 chromosome 8, ASM2092103v1, whole genome shotgun sequence genomic DNA contains:
- the LOC115741291 gene encoding inositol hexakisphosphate and diphosphoinositol-pentakisphosphate kinase VIP2-like isoform X2, giving the protein MEGKIRIGVCVMEKKVFSAPMVQILERLEAFGEFEIVKFGDKVILEHPVESWPICDCLIAFYSTGYPLEKAEAYAALRKPFLVNELKQQHLLHDRREVYERLKKFGVPVPRYALVDREVPNQRLDYFIEEEDFAEVHGNRFWKPFVEKPVDGDNHSIMIYYPSSAGGGMKELFRKVGNRSSEFHPEVRRVRRGGSYIYEEFLPTGGTDVKVYTVGPEYAHAEARKSPVVDGVVMRNPDGKEVCGFDLLRCEGRSYVCDVNGWSFVKNSHKYYDDAACLLRKMFLEAKAPHISSTIPPILPWKSHEAVPPSEGLTRAGSGIIDTFGQSEELRCVIAVIRHGDRTPKQKVKLKVTEEKLLNLMLKYNGGRPRCETKLKSAVQLQDLLDATRALVPRNRPGRGSDSEAEDMEHAEKLRQVKAVLEEGGHFSGIYRKVQLKPLKWIKVAKINHEEEEERPVEALMVLKYGGVLTHAGRKQAEELGRYFRNNMYPGEGTGLLRLHSTYRHDLKIYSSDEGRVQMSAAAFAKGLLDLEGQLTPILVSLVSKDSSMLDGLENASVEMDEAKARLNEIITSGAKAGHCNGSSELPWMADGVGLPSSAYELLPRLVELTKKVTEQVKLLAKDEDEKLMDISGDDVNPSYDQAKALGKTTFDVDRIAAGLPCGSEGFLLMFARWRKLERDLYNERKERFDITQIPDVYDSCKYDLLHNAHLNLEGLDELFKVAQLLADGVIPNEYGINPKQKLKIGSKIARRLLGKILIDLRNTREEAISVAELKNNQDQDSKSNSSEWEDKDYHLKHPRKNEDGRRSSNTSDKSIDQEDDDEKETQYRLDPKYANVKTPDRHVRTRLYFTSESHIHSMMNVLRYCNLDELLEGEESLLSNNALQRLCRTKELDYMSYIVLRMFENIEVDLDDPNRFRIELTFSRGADRSPLEKSRCETPSLHQEHILPIMGPERLQEARSSLTLEKMERMLRPFAMPPEDFPPPTIPQGYFANGGDR; this is encoded by the exons TAAAACAGCAACACCTTCTTCATGATCGGAGGGAGGTATATGAG cggttaaaaaaatttggagttcCAGTTCCAAGGTATGCTCTTGTGGATCGGGAAGTGCCCAATCAAAGATTGGATTATTTTATTGAAGAAGAGGATTTCGCGGAGGTTCATGGCAATCGCTTCTGGAAGCCATTTGTGGAAAAGCCTGTCGATG gTGATAATCATAGTATAATGATATATTACCCTAGTTCAGCTGGTGGTGGTATGAAGGAGTTGTTTAGGAAG GTGGGCAATCGTTCAAGTGAGTTTCATCCAGAGGTCAGAAGGGTTAGACGTGGAGGCTCATATATATACGAGGAATTTTTGCCTACAGGAGGAACGGATGTCAAG GTATATACTGTTGGCCCTGAGTATGCACATGCTGAGGCAAGAAAGTCACCAGTAGTGGATGGTGTTGTTATGAGAAATCCTGATGGAAAAGAA GTCTGTGGATTTGACCTCTTGCGTTGTGAAGGACGTTCATATGTATGTGATGTGAATGGTTGGAGTTTTGTGAAGAACTCCCATAA ATACTATGATGATGCTGCTTGTTTATTGAGGAAGATGTTCTTAGAGGCAAAGGCTCCACATATTTCTTCAACAATTCCACCAATTTTACCTTGGAAAAGTCATGAGGCAGTTCCGCCATCTGAGGGATTAACACGGGCGGGAAGTGGGATAATCGATACCTTTGGGCAGTCTGAGGAGCTGCGCTGTGTGATTGCTGTTATACGACA TGGTGACAGAACTCCCAAGCAAAAGGTTAAATTAAAGGTTACCGAGGAGAAGCTGCTGAACCTGATGTTAAAATACAATGGGGGGAGGCCTAGATGTGAG ACAAAGCTCAAAAGTGCTGTCCAACTGCAAGATTTGTTGGATGCTACCAGAGCACTAGTTCCGCGTAACCG ACCTGGACGTGGAAGTGATAGTGAGGCAGAAGACATGGAGCATGCTGAAAAACTACGTCAAGTTAAAGCAGTGTTGGAGGAG GGAGGTCATTTCTCTGGTATTTACAGGAAGGTTCAGTTAAAGCCCTTGAAGTGGATCAAAGTTGCAAAAATTAAtcatgaggaggaagaagaacggCCTGTTGAAGCTCTTATGGTTCTTAAATATGGAGGTGTTCTTACTCATGCTGGCAGAAAGCAG GCTGAAGAACTTGGTAGATACTTCAGGAACAATATGTATCCAG gTGAAGGTACTGGGCTACTACGCCTTCATAGTACATATCGGCATGATCTCAAGATTTACAGCTCCGATGAGGGTCGAGTGCAG ATGTCTGCAGCTGCATTTGCGAAGGGCCTTCTTGACTTGGAAGGGCAGTTGACTCCTATTCTG GTTTCGCTGGTTAGTAAGGACTCTTCTATGCTGGATGGACTTGAAAATGCCAGTGTTGAAATGGACGAAGCCAAG GCTAGGTTGAATGAGATTATTACTTCTGGTGCAAAGGCAGGTCATTGTAATGGCTCCTCAGAGTTGCCATGGATGGCTGATGGAGTGGGACTGCCTTCTAGTGCTTATGAGCTTCTACCGAGATTG GTTGAACTGACTAAGAAGGTGACAGAGCAAGTGAAACTACTTGCAAAGGATGAAGATGAGAAACTTATGGATATAAGTGGAGATGATGTTAATCCTTCCTACGATCAAGCAAAAGCTCTTGGGAAGACCACTTTTGACGTTGATCGCATAGCTGCTGGATTGCCCTGTGGCAGTGAGGGATTTCTTTTGATGTTTGCTCGTTGGAGAAAACTCGAAAGAGATCTCTATAATGAACGCAAGGA GCGGTTTGATATAACACAGATTCCAGATGTATATGATTCATGCAA GTATGACCTCTTACACAATGCCCATCTGAATCTTGAAGGGTTAGACGAGCTCTTCAAAGTTGCTCAG TTACTTGCAGATGGTGTGATTCCGAATGAatatggtattaatccaaaacAGAAATTGAAGATCGGCTCAAAG ATTGCTCGCCGCTTGTTGGGTAAAATTTTGATCGATCTGAGGAACACACGGGAGGAGGCAATCAGTGTCGCTGAACTGAAAAATAACCAGGACCAAGATTCAAAATCAAACAGCAGTGAATGGGAAGATAAAGATTATCACTTGAAGCATCCTAGGAAGAACGAAGATGGGAGAAGATCAAGCAACACGAGCGATAAGTCAATTGATCAGGAAGATGACGATGAGAAGGAGACACAATACCGGTTGGACCCGAA GTATGCAAATGTCAAGACACCTGATCGCCATGTCCGAACTCGCCTTTATTTCACATCG GAATCACATATTCACTCCATGATGAACGTTCTCCGCTACTGTAATCTGGATGAATTGCTTGAAGGAGAGGAAAGTCTTCTATCTAATAATGCACTACAACGGCTGTGTAGGACGAAGGAGCTTGATTACATGAGTTATATTGTGCTGAGAATGTTTGAAAATATAGAG GTGGACCTAGATGACCCTAATAGATTCCGTATAGAGTTAACATTCAGCCGTGGTGCAGATCGATCCCCTCTGGAG AAAAGTCGCTGTGAGACTCCTTCACTGCATCAAGAGCACATTCTGCCGATCATGGGCCCTGAACGGCTGCAAGAGGCCAGATCGAGCTTGACACTGGAGAAGATGGAGAGGATGCTCCGCCCATTTGCAATGCCACCAGAAGATTTCCCTCCACCGACGATTCCTCAAGGCTATTTCGCTAATGGTGGTGACAGATAA
- the LOC115741291 gene encoding inositol hexakisphosphate and diphosphoinositol-pentakisphosphate kinase VIP2-like isoform X1, translating to MEGKIRIGVCVMEKKVFSAPMVQILERLEAFGEFEIVKFGDKVILEHPVESWPICDCLIAFYSTGYPLEKAEAYAALRKPFLVNELKQQHLLHDRREVYERLKKFGVPVPRYALVDREVPNQRLDYFIEEEDFAEVHGNRFWKPFVEKPVDGDNHSIMIYYPSSAGGGMKELFRKVGNRSSEFHPEVRRVRRGGSYIYEEFLPTGGTDVKVYTVGPEYAHAEARKSPVVDGVVMRNPDGKEVRYPVLLTPTEKQIAREVCIAFSQSVCGFDLLRCEGRSYVCDVNGWSFVKNSHKYYDDAACLLRKMFLEAKAPHISSTIPPILPWKSHEAVPPSEGLTRAGSGIIDTFGQSEELRCVIAVIRHGDRTPKQKVKLKVTEEKLLNLMLKYNGGRPRCETKLKSAVQLQDLLDATRALVPRNRPGRGSDSEAEDMEHAEKLRQVKAVLEEGGHFSGIYRKVQLKPLKWIKVAKINHEEEEERPVEALMVLKYGGVLTHAGRKQAEELGRYFRNNMYPGEGTGLLRLHSTYRHDLKIYSSDEGRVQMSAAAFAKGLLDLEGQLTPILVSLVSKDSSMLDGLENASVEMDEAKARLNEIITSGAKAGHCNGSSELPWMADGVGLPSSAYELLPRLVELTKKVTEQVKLLAKDEDEKLMDISGDDVNPSYDQAKALGKTTFDVDRIAAGLPCGSEGFLLMFARWRKLERDLYNERKERFDITQIPDVYDSCKYDLLHNAHLNLEGLDELFKVAQLLADGVIPNEYGINPKQKLKIGSKIARRLLGKILIDLRNTREEAISVAELKNNQDQDSKSNSSEWEDKDYHLKHPRKNEDGRRSSNTSDKSIDQEDDDEKETQYRLDPKYANVKTPDRHVRTRLYFTSESHIHSMMNVLRYCNLDELLEGEESLLSNNALQRLCRTKELDYMSYIVLRMFENIEVDLDDPNRFRIELTFSRGADRSPLEKSRCETPSLHQEHILPIMGPERLQEARSSLTLEKMERMLRPFAMPPEDFPPPTIPQGYFANGGDR from the exons TAAAACAGCAACACCTTCTTCATGATCGGAGGGAGGTATATGAG cggttaaaaaaatttggagttcCAGTTCCAAGGTATGCTCTTGTGGATCGGGAAGTGCCCAATCAAAGATTGGATTATTTTATTGAAGAAGAGGATTTCGCGGAGGTTCATGGCAATCGCTTCTGGAAGCCATTTGTGGAAAAGCCTGTCGATG gTGATAATCATAGTATAATGATATATTACCCTAGTTCAGCTGGTGGTGGTATGAAGGAGTTGTTTAGGAAG GTGGGCAATCGTTCAAGTGAGTTTCATCCAGAGGTCAGAAGGGTTAGACGTGGAGGCTCATATATATACGAGGAATTTTTGCCTACAGGAGGAACGGATGTCAAG GTATATACTGTTGGCCCTGAGTATGCACATGCTGAGGCAAGAAAGTCACCAGTAGTGGATGGTGTTGTTATGAGAAATCCTGATGGAAAAGAA GTGAGGTATCCTGTTCTGCTGACTCCTACTGAGAAGCAAATAGCAAGAGAagtttgcattgcatttagCCAATCG GTCTGTGGATTTGACCTCTTGCGTTGTGAAGGACGTTCATATGTATGTGATGTGAATGGTTGGAGTTTTGTGAAGAACTCCCATAA ATACTATGATGATGCTGCTTGTTTATTGAGGAAGATGTTCTTAGAGGCAAAGGCTCCACATATTTCTTCAACAATTCCACCAATTTTACCTTGGAAAAGTCATGAGGCAGTTCCGCCATCTGAGGGATTAACACGGGCGGGAAGTGGGATAATCGATACCTTTGGGCAGTCTGAGGAGCTGCGCTGTGTGATTGCTGTTATACGACA TGGTGACAGAACTCCCAAGCAAAAGGTTAAATTAAAGGTTACCGAGGAGAAGCTGCTGAACCTGATGTTAAAATACAATGGGGGGAGGCCTAGATGTGAG ACAAAGCTCAAAAGTGCTGTCCAACTGCAAGATTTGTTGGATGCTACCAGAGCACTAGTTCCGCGTAACCG ACCTGGACGTGGAAGTGATAGTGAGGCAGAAGACATGGAGCATGCTGAAAAACTACGTCAAGTTAAAGCAGTGTTGGAGGAG GGAGGTCATTTCTCTGGTATTTACAGGAAGGTTCAGTTAAAGCCCTTGAAGTGGATCAAAGTTGCAAAAATTAAtcatgaggaggaagaagaacggCCTGTTGAAGCTCTTATGGTTCTTAAATATGGAGGTGTTCTTACTCATGCTGGCAGAAAGCAG GCTGAAGAACTTGGTAGATACTTCAGGAACAATATGTATCCAG gTGAAGGTACTGGGCTACTACGCCTTCATAGTACATATCGGCATGATCTCAAGATTTACAGCTCCGATGAGGGTCGAGTGCAG ATGTCTGCAGCTGCATTTGCGAAGGGCCTTCTTGACTTGGAAGGGCAGTTGACTCCTATTCTG GTTTCGCTGGTTAGTAAGGACTCTTCTATGCTGGATGGACTTGAAAATGCCAGTGTTGAAATGGACGAAGCCAAG GCTAGGTTGAATGAGATTATTACTTCTGGTGCAAAGGCAGGTCATTGTAATGGCTCCTCAGAGTTGCCATGGATGGCTGATGGAGTGGGACTGCCTTCTAGTGCTTATGAGCTTCTACCGAGATTG GTTGAACTGACTAAGAAGGTGACAGAGCAAGTGAAACTACTTGCAAAGGATGAAGATGAGAAACTTATGGATATAAGTGGAGATGATGTTAATCCTTCCTACGATCAAGCAAAAGCTCTTGGGAAGACCACTTTTGACGTTGATCGCATAGCTGCTGGATTGCCCTGTGGCAGTGAGGGATTTCTTTTGATGTTTGCTCGTTGGAGAAAACTCGAAAGAGATCTCTATAATGAACGCAAGGA GCGGTTTGATATAACACAGATTCCAGATGTATATGATTCATGCAA GTATGACCTCTTACACAATGCCCATCTGAATCTTGAAGGGTTAGACGAGCTCTTCAAAGTTGCTCAG TTACTTGCAGATGGTGTGATTCCGAATGAatatggtattaatccaaaacAGAAATTGAAGATCGGCTCAAAG ATTGCTCGCCGCTTGTTGGGTAAAATTTTGATCGATCTGAGGAACACACGGGAGGAGGCAATCAGTGTCGCTGAACTGAAAAATAACCAGGACCAAGATTCAAAATCAAACAGCAGTGAATGGGAAGATAAAGATTATCACTTGAAGCATCCTAGGAAGAACGAAGATGGGAGAAGATCAAGCAACACGAGCGATAAGTCAATTGATCAGGAAGATGACGATGAGAAGGAGACACAATACCGGTTGGACCCGAA GTATGCAAATGTCAAGACACCTGATCGCCATGTCCGAACTCGCCTTTATTTCACATCG GAATCACATATTCACTCCATGATGAACGTTCTCCGCTACTGTAATCTGGATGAATTGCTTGAAGGAGAGGAAAGTCTTCTATCTAATAATGCACTACAACGGCTGTGTAGGACGAAGGAGCTTGATTACATGAGTTATATTGTGCTGAGAATGTTTGAAAATATAGAG GTGGACCTAGATGACCCTAATAGATTCCGTATAGAGTTAACATTCAGCCGTGGTGCAGATCGATCCCCTCTGGAG AAAAGTCGCTGTGAGACTCCTTCACTGCATCAAGAGCACATTCTGCCGATCATGGGCCCTGAACGGCTGCAAGAGGCCAGATCGAGCTTGACACTGGAGAAGATGGAGAGGATGCTCCGCCCATTTGCAATGCCACCAGAAGATTTCCCTCCACCGACGATTCCTCAAGGCTATTTCGCTAATGGTGGTGACAGATAA
- the LOC115741293 gene encoding protein arginine methyltransferase NDUFAF7, mitochondrial isoform X2 has translation MLRKLLLRTSHARRALSNVNTASSGSRPLNQCPSPSLSLLPRETAPFYSSNSAEVPGGTFVKHVDDDPNGSTSQPSATISVDRSALYNPPEHSHEPTSDSELVKHLKGIIKFRGGPISVAEYMEEVLTNPKAGFYINHDVFGTEGDFITSPEVSQMFGEMIGVWTMCMWEQMGQPRRVNLVELGPGRGTLMADLLRGTSKFKQFTEALHIHMVECSPTLRKLQHSNLKCIEEENVSQYVGHRTISTLAETPVTWHAALEQVPSGLPTIIIAHEFYDALPIHQFQRASRGWCEKMVDIEEDSSFRFVLSPQPTPANLYLMKRFQWATDEEIEKLNHIEICPTAMDLTQTIAKRISSDGGGALIIDYGLDGVISDSLQAIRKHKFVDILDDPGSADLSAYVDFAAIKHSAEEESDVSVHGPITQSQFLGALGINFRVEALLQNCTDEQAESLRAGYWQLVGEGEAPFWEGPDEQVPIGMGTRYLVMAIVNKKRGVPVPFS, from the exons aTGCTGAGAAAGCTGCTGCTTCGAACGTCCCACGCTCGGCGAGCTCTCTCCAATGTCAACACTGCTTCTTCAGGTTCTCGCCCCCTCAACCAATGTccttctccgtctctctctctgttgccTCGCGAGACCGCGCCCTTCTATTCGTCAAACTCGGCTGAAGTCCCTGGCGGTACTTTCGTCAAACACGTGGACGACGACCCGAACGGTTCCACTTCCCAACCTTCTGCCACGATCTCCGTCGACCGCTCGGCTCTCTACAATCCTCCCG AGCATTCCCATGAACCCACCTCAGACTCTGAGCTCGTTAAGCACCTCAAAGGCATCATCAAG TTTCGCGGTGGGCCAATTTCAGTTGCTGAGTACATGGAGGAAGTTCTGACTAACCCAAAAGCTGGATTCTACATCAACCATGATGTTTTTGGTACAGAAGGTGACTTTATAACCTCTCCTGAAGTAAGTCAGATGTTTGGTGAG ATGATTGGCGTTTGGACCATGTGCATGTGGGAGCAGATGGGACAACCAAGGAGAGTCAACCTTGTTGAGTTAGGTCCAGGACGAGGAACTCTCATGGCCGACCTTCTTCGT GGTACATCAAAGTTCAAACAGTTCACAGAGGCGCTTCATATACACATGGTGGAGTGCAGTCCCACATTGAGGAAACTCCAGCATAGCAACTTGAAGTGTATCGAGGAGGAAAATGTCTCACAATATGTTGGACACAGAACTATTAGCACTTTGGCAGAGACCCCGGTAACGTGGCATGCTGCATTGGAGCAGGTTCCATCAGGAT TGCCAACAATCATCATTGCACACGAGTTCTATGATGCTTTACCAATACACCAGTTTCAG AGGGCCTCTCGTGGCTGGTGTGAGAAAATGGTGGATATTGAGGAAGATTCATC GTTCCGCTTTGTTCTCTCTCCACAGCCCACTCCTGCAAATCTGTATCTGATGAAACGTTTCCAGTGGGCTACAGATGAAGAGATTGAAAAGCTTAACCATATCGAGATTTGCCCCACAGCCATGGACTTGACACAGACAATTGCTAAGAGAATAAGTTCTGATGGAGGCGGGGCTCTTATAATTGATTATGGTCTGGATGGAGTAATCTCGGATAGTCTGCAG GCAATTCGGAAACACAAGTTTGTCGATATACTGGATGATCCTGGCTCAGCTGACCTCAGTGCGTATGTGGATTTTGCTGCCATCAAGCACTCCGCTGAGGAAGAATCAG ATGTTTCGGTTCATGGTCCGATCACGCAGTCTCAGTTTCTTGGTGCTCTTGGGATAAACTTTAGAGTCGAAGCATTGCTACAGAACTGTACCGATGAACAAGCAGAGTCTTTAAGGGCCGGGTACTGGCAACTGGTGGGCGAAGGAGAGGCACCGTTCTGGGAAGGGCCTGATGAACAGGTTCCTATAGGGATGGGCACTCGGTACTTGGTGATGGCTATTGTGAACAAGAAACGAGGAGTTCCTGTcccattttcttaa
- the LOC115741293 gene encoding protein arginine methyltransferase NDUFAF7, mitochondrial isoform X1, producing the protein MLRKLLLRTSHARRALSNVNTASSGSRPLNQCPSPSLSLLPRETAPFYSSNSAEVPGGTFVKHVDDDPNGSTSQPSATISVDRSALYNPPEHSHEPTSDSELVKHLKGIIKFRGGPISVAEYMEEVLTNPKAGFYINHDVFGTEGDFITSPEVSQMFGEMIGVWTMCMWEQMGQPRRVNLVELGPGRGTLMADLLRGTSKFKQFTEALHIHMVECSPTLRKLQHSNLKCIEEENVSQYVGHRTISTLAETPVTWHAALEQVPSGLPTIIIAHEFYDALPIHQFQRASRGWCEKMVDIEEDSSFRFVLSPQPTPANLYLMKRFQWATDEEIEKLNHIEICPTAMDLTQTIAKRISSDGGGALIIDYGLDGVISDSLQAIRKHKFVDILDDPGSADLSAYVDFAAIKHSAEEESEDVSVHGPITQSQFLGALGINFRVEALLQNCTDEQAESLRAGYWQLVGEGEAPFWEGPDEQVPIGMGTRYLVMAIVNKKRGVPVPFS; encoded by the exons aTGCTGAGAAAGCTGCTGCTTCGAACGTCCCACGCTCGGCGAGCTCTCTCCAATGTCAACACTGCTTCTTCAGGTTCTCGCCCCCTCAACCAATGTccttctccgtctctctctctgttgccTCGCGAGACCGCGCCCTTCTATTCGTCAAACTCGGCTGAAGTCCCTGGCGGTACTTTCGTCAAACACGTGGACGACGACCCGAACGGTTCCACTTCCCAACCTTCTGCCACGATCTCCGTCGACCGCTCGGCTCTCTACAATCCTCCCG AGCATTCCCATGAACCCACCTCAGACTCTGAGCTCGTTAAGCACCTCAAAGGCATCATCAAG TTTCGCGGTGGGCCAATTTCAGTTGCTGAGTACATGGAGGAAGTTCTGACTAACCCAAAAGCTGGATTCTACATCAACCATGATGTTTTTGGTACAGAAGGTGACTTTATAACCTCTCCTGAAGTAAGTCAGATGTTTGGTGAG ATGATTGGCGTTTGGACCATGTGCATGTGGGAGCAGATGGGACAACCAAGGAGAGTCAACCTTGTTGAGTTAGGTCCAGGACGAGGAACTCTCATGGCCGACCTTCTTCGT GGTACATCAAAGTTCAAACAGTTCACAGAGGCGCTTCATATACACATGGTGGAGTGCAGTCCCACATTGAGGAAACTCCAGCATAGCAACTTGAAGTGTATCGAGGAGGAAAATGTCTCACAATATGTTGGACACAGAACTATTAGCACTTTGGCAGAGACCCCGGTAACGTGGCATGCTGCATTGGAGCAGGTTCCATCAGGAT TGCCAACAATCATCATTGCACACGAGTTCTATGATGCTTTACCAATACACCAGTTTCAG AGGGCCTCTCGTGGCTGGTGTGAGAAAATGGTGGATATTGAGGAAGATTCATC GTTCCGCTTTGTTCTCTCTCCACAGCCCACTCCTGCAAATCTGTATCTGATGAAACGTTTCCAGTGGGCTACAGATGAAGAGATTGAAAAGCTTAACCATATCGAGATTTGCCCCACAGCCATGGACTTGACACAGACAATTGCTAAGAGAATAAGTTCTGATGGAGGCGGGGCTCTTATAATTGATTATGGTCTGGATGGAGTAATCTCGGATAGTCTGCAG GCAATTCGGAAACACAAGTTTGTCGATATACTGGATGATCCTGGCTCAGCTGACCTCAGTGCGTATGTGGATTTTGCTGCCATCAAGCACTCCGCTGAGGAAGAATCAG AAGATGTTTCGGTTCATGGTCCGATCACGCAGTCTCAGTTTCTTGGTGCTCTTGGGATAAACTTTAGAGTCGAAGCATTGCTACAGAACTGTACCGATGAACAAGCAGAGTCTTTAAGGGCCGGGTACTGGCAACTGGTGGGCGAAGGAGAGGCACCGTTCTGGGAAGGGCCTGATGAACAGGTTCCTATAGGGATGGGCACTCGGTACTTGGTGATGGCTATTGTGAACAAGAAACGAGGAGTTCCTGTcccattttcttaa